In Toxotes jaculatrix isolate fToxJac2 chromosome 12, fToxJac2.pri, whole genome shotgun sequence, the following are encoded in one genomic region:
- the rfc3 gene encoding replication factor C subunit 3 encodes MSLWVDKYRPTSLGKLDYHKEQAAQLKNLVQCGDFPHLLVYGPSGAGKKTRIMCLLRELYGAGVEKLRIEHQTIVAPSKKKIEINTIASNYHLEVNPSDAGNQDRVVIQELIKTVAQSQQIQSSTQRDFKVVLLTEVDRLTKDAQHALRRTMEKYMSTCRLILCSTSTSKVIGPIRSRCLAIRVPLPSTEEVCTVLTSVCKKEGLLLPPELAKRISEKSGRNLRKALLMCEACRVQQYPFSADQEVPETDWEVYLRETANAIVSQQTPQRLLEVRARLYELLTHCIPPEIIMKGLVTELLNNCDGQLKTEVAHMAAYYEHRLQLGSKAIYHLEAFVAKFMAIYKKFMEDGLDAMMF; translated from the exons ATGAGTTTGTGGGTGGACAAATATCGACCGACTTCCCTCGGGAAGCTCGACTACCACAAAGAGCAGGCGGCTCAGCTGAAAAACCTG GTTCAGTGTGGTGACTTCCCACACCTGCTGGTGTACGGACCGTCAGGCGCAGGAAAGAAGACCCGCATCATGTGTCTGCTGAGGGAACTGTATGGAGCTGGTGTGGAGAAGCTTCGCATAGAGCACCAGACCATAGTG GCTCCTTCAAAGAAGAAAATTGAGATCAACACAATAGCCAGCAACTATCACTTGGAAGTCAATCCGAG TGATGCAGGAAACCAGGACCGTGTAGTGATTCAAGAGCTGATTAAAACTGTGGCTCAGTCTCAGCAGATCCAGTCAAGCACCCAGAGAGATTTCAAAG TGGTGTTGCTAACAGAGGTGGACAGACTCACGAAGGACGCCCAGCATGCTTTGCGCCGGACAATGGAAAAATACATGTCCACCTGCCGCCTCATCCtctgctccacctccacctccaaagTCATTGGGCCAATTCGGAGCCGTTGTCTGGCTATCAGAGTTCCTCTGCCGAGCACGGAAGAG GTCTGTACCGTTctgacatcagtctgtaaaaaGGAAGGTTTGCTCCTCCCGCCTGAGCTGGCCAAGCGAATCAGTGAGAAGTCTGGTCGTAACCTCCGCAAAGCTCTTTTGATGTGCGAGGCCTGCAGAGTGCAGCA GTATCCATTCTCAGCAGACCAAGAAGTCCCAGAGACGGACTGGGAGGTGTACCTCAGAGAAACAGCTAATGCCATTGTCAGCCAGCAGACCCCTCAGAG GTTGTTGGAGGTTCGAGCCAGGCTGTACGAGCTGCTCACTCACTGCATTCCTCCTGAGATCATTATGAAG GGACTGGTGACAGAGTTGCTGAATAACTGCGATGGCCAGCTGAAGACAGAGGTGGCCCACATGGCTGCTTACTACGAACACAGGCTGCAGCTGGGCAGCAAAGCTATCTACCACCTTGAGGCCTTCGTTGCCAAGTTCATGGCCATCTACAAGAAGTTCATGGAAGATGGTCTGGATGCCATGATGTTTTGA